The following are encoded together in the Zingiber officinale cultivar Zhangliang chromosome 8A, Zo_v1.1, whole genome shotgun sequence genome:
- the LOC122010271 gene encoding beta-glucosidase BoGH3B-like, which yields MATRRAPMLPILFLLCWLSTAQAAYMKYKDPSRPVEVRVKDLLNRMTLAEKIGQMTQIERTSATEQVLKDYFIGSILSGGGSVPAPRASARDWVNMVNQFQSACLSTRLGIPMIYGIDAVHGHNNVYNATIFPHNVGLGATRDPDLVKRIGAATALEVRATGIPYAFAPCIAVCRDPRWGRCYESYSEDHRVVQTMTEIIPGLQGDLPANYTKDYPYVSGKSNVAACAKHFVGDGGTQKGINENNTVIDLGGLLGIHMPAYYDAIAKGVSTVMVSYSSWNGVKMHANRHLVTNFLKRKLGFQGFVISDWQGIDRITSPADANYTYSVQMSIIAGIDMVMVPYDYSGFTSALTTLVNDKVIPISRINDAVKRILRVKFVMGLFENPLPDLSLVDQVGKKEHRELAREAVRKSLVLLKNGKSAKEQLLPLPKKADKILVAGSHADNLGYQCGGWTIEWQGGSGRITGGTTILESIRSTVDPATNIVFSEAPDVGFVQSNNFSYAIVVVGEPPYAETAGDSLNLTIAEPGPSTIQNVCGVVKCVVVIISGRPVVIQPYVPVMDALVAAWLPGSEGQGVADVLFGDFGFTGKLPRTWFRTVDQLPLNVGDQNYDPLFPFGFGLTTKARPAS from the exons ATGGCAACGCGACGAGCACCAATGCTTCCGATCTTGTTCCTGTTGTGCTGGTTATCAACTGCCCAAGCAGCGTATATGAAATACAAAGACCCCAGCCGGCCTGTGGAAGTTCGAGTTAAGGATCTACTAAACCGCATGACCCTTGCAGAAAAGATTGGTCAAATGACACAAATCGAGCGAACTAGCGCAACAGAACAAGTTTTGAAGGACTACTTTATAG GTAGCATTCTTAGCGGCGGGGGTAGTGTTCCAGCTCCTCGAGCGTCTGCTAGGGACTGGGTGAACATGGTAAATCAATTTCAGAGCGCTTGCCTGTCAACACGCTTGGGAATTCCCATGATTTATGGGATTGATGCTGTTCATGGACACAACAATGTCTATAATGCAACTATATTCCCTCACAATGTTGGTCTCGGAGCTACAAG GGATCCTGATCTTGTAAAAAGAATTGGAGCGGCAACTGCTCTTGAAGTCAGAGCAACAGGCATTCCCTACGCCTTTGCACCTTGCATTGCG GTCTGTAGAGATCCAAGATGGGGCAGGTGCTATGAGAGCTATAGCGAGGACCACCGTGTTGTGCAAACAATGACAGAGATCATTCCTGGTTTACAGGGTGACCTCCCAGCAAACTACACCAAAGACTATCCTTATGTTTCTGGAAA GAGCAATGTAGCAGCTTGTGCCAAGCACTTCGTGGGTGATGGTGGGACGCAAAAAGGCATTAATGAGAATAATACTGTCATTGATCTTGGTGGACTCCTCGGAATCCATATGCCTGCTTATTATGATGCAATCGCGAAGGGTGTGTCCACGGTCATGGTTTCTTATTCAAGTTGGAATGGAGTTAAAATGCACGCGAACAGGCACCTAGTTACAAACTTCCTCAAAAGAAAACTAGGTTTTCAG GGATTTGTAATCTCAGACTGGCAAGGCATTGATCGAATCACCAGTCCTGCAGATGCTAATTACACCTATTCTGTTCAAATGTCAATCATTGCCGGTATCGACATG GTCATGGTACCTTATGATTATTCTGGGTTCACAAGTGCCCTGACAACGCTCGTTAATGACAAGGTCATCCCCATTAGCCGGATTAATGATGCTGTAAAGAGGATCTTGAGGGTTAAATTTGTCATGGGTCTTTTTGAAAACCCTCTTCCTGATTTAAGCTTAGTCGATCAGGTCGGCAAAAAG GAGCACAGGGAGCTGGCAAGGGAGGCTGTTAGGAAATCACTTGTGCTCTTAAAGAATGGAAAATCTGCCAAGGAACAATTACTCCCTCTGCCAAAGAAAGCTGACAAAATCCTTGTTGCTGGAAGTCATGCTGATAACTTGGGTTACCAGTGTGGTGGCTGGACAATCGAGTGGCAGGGAGGCAGCGGAAGAATCACTGGTG GCACCACGATCCTGGAATCCATTAGATCCACAGTGGACCCAGCAACCAACATCGTCTTCTCCGAGGCCCCCGACGTTGGATTCGTGCAGAGCAACAACTTCTCCTACGCCATTGTAGTCGTCGGGGAGCCGCCCTACGCTGAGACCGCCGGCGACAGCCTCAACCTCACCATTGCGGAGCCGGGACCGAGCACAATTCAGAACGTGTGCGGCGTGGTGAAGTGCGTGGTGGTCATCATCTCCGGCAGGCCTGTCGTCATCCAACCCTACGTTCCGGTGATGGACGCACTCGTGGCTGCCTGGCTGCCGGGATCAGAAGGCCAAGGCGTCGCCGACGTTCTCTTCGGCGACTTTGGCTTCACCGGAAAACTTCCCCGGACTTGGTTCAGGACCGTGGACCAACTGCCCTTGAACGTAGGCGACCAGAACTACGATCCTTTGTTCCCGTTTGGTTTTGGCTTGACTACAAAAGCAAGACCGGCCTCGTAG
- the LOC122011261 gene encoding uncharacterized protein LOC122011261 yields MVRKRVRRRGRALSPSASPAKRGLPSDDRRRPPRVAKYPATRRAALEEAAGATTAGCVALCCCCPCGLLNLLFVVALKLPAELLRRALLRLRWRRKQRRAKPRGWKPKDLAFCEDDDDLRLHDRGLTSEGTSTWPVISQSQDMAELEKEMLSKFRTAGFWRSLSRSQKEC; encoded by the coding sequence ATGGTGCGGAAGCGGGTTCGCCGGAGAGGGAGGGCCCTTTCCCCTTCCGCATCCCCAGCGAAACGAGGCTTGCCTTCCGACGATCGCCGCCGGCCCCCGCGTGTCGCCAAGTATCCAGCGACGCGGCGCGCTGCGCTCGAGGAAGCCGCCGGTGCTACGACGGCGGGGTGCGTCGCGCTCTGCTGCTGCTGCCCCTGTGGCCTGCTGAACCTCCTCTTCGTCGTCGCGCTGAAGCTTCCGGCGGAGCTACTGCGGCGAGCGCTGCTGCGGCTGAGGTGGCGGAGGAAGCAGCGCAGGGCCAAACCCAGGGGCTGGAAGCCCAAAGACCTCGCCTTTTGCGAAGACGACGACGATCTAAGACTGCATGATAGAGGCCTTACCAGCGAGGGGACGAGTACTTGGCCGGTGATCTCCCAGAGCCAGGATATGGCAGAGCTGGAGAAGGAGATGCTGAGCAAGTTCCGTACCGCCGGATTCTGGCGGAGTCTGTCGCGGAGCCAAAAGGAGTGCTGA